In Gemmatimonadales bacterium, one genomic interval encodes:
- a CDS encoding threonine synthase translates to MDWSLECSGCRRVVGADGLPTVCPDCGSPYLVRYARRIPAAAREALPARARTMWRYREFLPLVGDEAPISLGEGGTPLLRARRLGGAIGIEDLWVKDEAVNPTGSFKARGLAAAITRAVLAGVTRFVLPTAGNAGVAAAAYGARAGAAVKVYAPRTTPAPLLGQIAAYGADLETIDGHIGDCGKLARAHAAQTQAMDLSTLREPYRIEGKKTLGLEIAEQLGWTLPGAIIYPTGGGTGLIGMWKVFGELLDAGWVEGPMPRLFSVQATGCAPVVTAFERGDNQCEPWPNPETVASGLRVPDPLGGALMLRALRESRGGAVAVSDAALVAAANRLSTLEGVDACPEGGAAVAAAQVLVERGKIAPDERIVVVNTGAGVLYGRTSSNLLT, encoded by the coding sequence ATGGACTGGTCACTCGAATGTTCAGGATGCCGGCGGGTGGTCGGCGCCGACGGCCTTCCCACGGTCTGCCCCGACTGCGGGTCGCCCTATCTAGTGCGGTACGCGCGACGCATTCCCGCCGCGGCGCGTGAGGCGCTGCCGGCGCGGGCGCGCACCATGTGGCGCTACCGGGAGTTCCTCCCGCTGGTCGGCGATGAGGCGCCGATCTCGCTCGGCGAAGGCGGGACACCGCTGCTGCGCGCCAGGAGGCTCGGCGGCGCCATCGGCATCGAGGACCTGTGGGTGAAAGACGAGGCCGTCAATCCGACCGGCTCGTTCAAGGCGCGCGGCCTCGCGGCGGCGATCACGCGGGCGGTACTGGCCGGGGTGACCAGGTTCGTTCTACCCACGGCTGGAAACGCCGGCGTCGCCGCGGCTGCCTACGGGGCGCGCGCGGGCGCCGCGGTAAAGGTGTACGCCCCACGCACGACACCCGCGCCACTCCTCGGGCAGATCGCCGCGTATGGGGCCGACCTCGAAACCATCGACGGTCACATCGGAGACTGCGGCAAACTGGCGCGGGCCCACGCGGCCCAAACGCAGGCCATGGATCTATCGACGCTGAGGGAACCCTACCGGATCGAGGGGAAGAAGACTCTCGGTCTGGAGATCGCTGAGCAGCTGGGATGGACACTGCCCGGAGCCATCATCTACCCGACCGGCGGCGGCACCGGCCTCATCGGCATGTGGAAGGTCTTCGGTGAGCTGCTAGACGCCGGCTGGGTGGAGGGGCCCATGCCCCGGCTCTTCTCCGTCCAGGCCACCGGCTGCGCCCCCGTGGTCACGGCGTTCGAGCGGGGGGATAACCAGTGCGAGCCTTGGCCGAACCCCGAAACGGTGGCGAGCGGGCTGCGGGTTCCGGATCCGCTTGGCGGGGCCCTGATGCTTCGAGCGCTCCGCGAGAGCAGGGGTGGGGCGGTCGCGGTGTCCGACGCCGCCCTAGTGGCCGCTGCGAACCGGCTTTCCACCCTCGAGGGGGTCGATGCGTGCCCGGAGGGCGGAGCGGCGGTCGCGGCGGCTCAAGTACTGGTTGAACGGGGTAAGATTGCACCGGATGAGC